The segment TATGTAAGGACTGGTTTGGTGGACAATGAGGTACATATTGATCTCACACAAAGTTTAACTGCACTTGGCCAATTGCAAGTTTTCATTCTAAAACCTGACTGCAGGGTAGATATCCATTCATTTAATGTATATTTGTATAGACAAACGATCATTCAAATTTATTCAAGCCAGGGATTTTCAAAGCGGGAGCTGGGCCTCCTCAGGACAACTATATTTTATAATTAGATGAATATGAAGGATTTGGTTATAGTTCTGAGATAGATTAGATTTGGAAGGCTTATTTTTTGCCTTAGGACAGACCTTTTGATGTATTCATTGTAGCATGAATTTATGTTAGACAAAAGTATTTGGCCATATTGGCTCATTTCTTCATTGTTTATAGCTACAAATATAAAATCCTGATCCCATATACATCAAGAAATTCAGCTAAACTAAGCAAGTAAACTAAGGAGTCAGGAAATCGTTTTTATTTAAGATTTGTGTGTGAGGAGGGCTGCTGCCTCAGGCTTTGAAAATGCCTGTCCGTAGCCAATTTGAAATTTATATCCCGAGAAGGACCTACTAAATTCATTAAACTCCACAAAGCAACACATATCGGGCAGAACAAAACATAAACCCATCTATAAAATGAAAACACTGATCTCAGAAATCAACAAGGAAGTAGAGGCAGAATAATGCAAGACAGACACCGGACAAAAACTGAATTATATTAtaagatttatttattattcatgATTTATCATCCATTTAAAGCAGTgtcattttaaatttaaaaaaatgttcaaagtcaGGATCCAGTTTGAGATCTTCAACTAATAAATTCCACATGTCGATCCCCCAATCAGAAAAACTGATGTATCAGACGGATGTCTGAGGTCATCAGTATCCCCTGTTTATCTTCTGCTGCTGGTCCAGAAGTGTCTGCTGAAGGCTCACTTTGGCATCTTCAAAATCTGGATTGAGCTTTAATGCTTTCTGGAAGTCGCTCTTGGCATCATCAAAAAAACCTATGAGACAATACAAACAGCATAAATACACAGTCAGTCTAAGTCTAATCTTACTTTTTCTGTTCAACTTATAATGAGCCAGCAGCTCCCTTTTCTGGGAAGTGTGAGAGTAAATGCTCTCATTTTGATTGTAAATTCACAGCTCCATCTAGTGTCTTTCAGAAGAACACACCAAAGTGACTCAACACCTAAAAATGGCTAGCCAAAAAGAGCTAACACGGGGAAGATCTGCCATCAAACCATCACATGATCCACTGCATGTATGGATGCAGCTTTATTCCCTATATGTCTGGATGGTGCACACTGTCAGGAAACAAGTGAGCCTGAGGAAATAATGTTAGGAAATCATgactaaattagacatttattttgacGGTCCCGGGCGGAAATACATTATTTAATTCTGCCAGGCTTGTTGATAAGAGTTGGACAATTTTACCGAAATTTTCTTGGTCAGAACAGATGCATCCTTACCTAATCTATAGTGGATGAGTCCTCTGTTGTAGAAAGGGATTTCAAACTGGCTGTCAGCCTGTATTGCTGAGCTGTAATCTTCTACTGCTTCATGAAAATCCACCCGGAGGTACTTTATCTGTCCGCGGTTGTTATAAGCTGCGGCCAACTTGCCAGCTTCACATTCCCTGAACAATAATACaactttttaattattttttaaaataaaaacagatagtTAAAATCATGAAGAAAGAAAATAGGGAAAGAAAACAAACGAACGTCGTCAACGTGTTAGCGAAACTCAGGTCAGAATTTAACAGGTAACAAAATTCATCGTAACACTAACTTAGCTAACAGGCACCAACCGTTAGCTTGTTTAACTTCCCAGGAAGACGAGCAGTACCTGGACTGTAAACAGGAAGAGATTACTTTTGTATACAGCTCCTCTGCCTGCTTAAAGTGGCGTTTGTTGAACTCAGAGTGGGCATCTTCAAGTATTTGGGAGTTTTCTTCCTCCATGAGGGTCAAGATaaaagttgttgttgtttttcaactGCGGATGTGACGCAAAACAGACAGTCCAACCATATTTCAGAGTTTATGAAAGTAGGTGTGGCTTAGCGCCCTTCATGGGCTCCAGGTTGCAGTCATCAAGACGTGAATAATAATTAACGTAAGGGCATCTTTGGCACAAcgattttcttttatatatatatataaaaaaacgtATCTGTCATTTCCCCTCATTTTTCCCTATGGTTATCATTTCAGCTGCCATACCAGACTTTAAAAGAATATCACACTACTCTGCAGATTCTGAGTCAATTTTCCTCCTGGTCCAAAACATTTGATTACTTCAGTCATAAACCAGTTGAAATACAAATTATACTTTGTTATGTTGATGTTTTTTGCTTAAAACAGAATATTTTGTTGCATCAGCAGGTGGTAGACTCTATTCAGATTTTATTAAAGCAAGGCAATGAAATCAAGATCAATGAAATATGATTCGAGCAAAGGAATCTGGAATGgatacatttttctgttttgggATAAAGCTGTGTGATTACATAGTCTCAAACATCTGCTACACCGGTATTGGGACAAAGTGGTCGCTCATAGCAAAAAGTGCACAAAAAGATGGCAACCCATAAACAAACTGAAGAGAAATTCTCATACAATCTCCCAGGTGAAAAAGTCAACTGTGCTGGTGAAAAATGACACCTTATGGTACAAGAGGTCAGTCAGCAACCGTGCACTTCCCTTTAGCGGCTCATTTATCTCCAGGCTCTGTGGACGAGTTGACGCAGATCAAACAGAGCTTGGTATGACTGAGAGGGACAGGCTGCGCTCCTCCGGCTGCAGATTTAGTATATGACTTTTTTTTACTGAGAAAATGTAGCAAAGTACAGCAATAACTTAACGTCACATGAATCAATCAGCTTCtgcatcccaaaacatccagaAGGCCACAATTGCTTTGAAATGTTAAGACAAAGAAGTCATCGTTGCAACGCATGTTAGATCGCTCAAATTTAATGCCATTTTCATAAACTGAAATGTAACTAAATCAGACATAACATTTCAGATTGTTATTCTATTCTTATTATATGAGGTCATTTAAAGCCATTGAGGCTTTCAGGGAAGATTTAAAAGGTTTGTTTTGCAAAGTGAAGCAAAGATTGTTATGTTCAGCAACCCCAGAGCCTAAATGTTGCTGTTTGCTGAGAGAATTAACACAAAGTATCAAAGTCTTTGGTCTGGCAGAGCCAGGAcagacatccatccatcacGCACATCGGTTCGGGCAGCGGATGTCCCTCTCACTGACAGACCCCAGCACTGTACTTTTACTACAGTTATACTACAGTTAACCTTTCACCACAGTCAAATATCTCAGCGCATCAAGTCATTTCTTAGCTTGGCAAGAAGCTGTCAGGTGAGATATGCTTTAGTGCAGCAGAGTACATTTTTGCACTTTAATATGGTATTTGGGGGCCAAGTATTCGAAACAGAATACTTTGGAAGGATATAAGCACTCGTGAAAAGGTTTAGCTCAAGATCCACTAGAACTTTCAAATGCTTCATTTCTGAAGATTCAGTTGTATTTGTGTGCATCTTTTTCATAACAACATGCATAATATCTACAtacataaaatatataatatctACATGTAAGATTTCAAACAGAAGTGCTGCATGTAGATATTATTCACTCCTATGATCCAGAAGGGAAGTGTCTCACATTGCTCATCTTAAGCTCCACCCCTGAGATCAAACTCATCAGCAAACAAAAACTTTTGCATTAGTAAACACATTTTTTCAATCAATATTCTAATCACaatcataattattattatatcattagttgtaataaaacattttataatTTGGCTTCTAACATTCAGTACAGTGTCTTTGGTTTTTTGACTACAGacttttttttggataaaaatgaatgaataaatgaataagccCGACGGAAGGGAACATTTGTCTCCTACAGTTGGAGTTGATCTTGCCATTTAAAGGGGAATATTGACACAAGCAAGCTTCTGTCTTTGCACAATTTAAAGAACTGCAAAGTAACCTCTTACTCAGTCAGATTTAGTGAGCAGTTAAATCACTTGATAAAGCTGAATGTAACGTGTTACTACTTGTCAGCTTGACATACCCCTTTTTAACTGAAGTAATAGTTTGCTTATCAGAACAAATATATTGATTTACAACAGTAGATGCATCTGTACAACCAAGCAGTGGCATCTATGGAAGATTCAAGTTCATCCTAAGCTTCTCTCATAACTCCTGAACAGGGAAGCATTGTGCCACACTTGATGTGTCTTTTCCACTTCTCAGAGGTGTGCGAGCCCCGTtcatctccccccccccctgaaACACTGGTGGGCTCAGCTTTAtgactgcatgtgtgtgtgtaagcatGAACtgaaacagcaaacaaacataaaaaagctGTCTGGttaaaggaaggaggagaggatCCAAGCCAGACCAGAGGTAAACGCTGGGCTGTTGACTCTCTGCCTCGTGCAGACGCCACAGACAGAGGCGCTCTGTTGTCAGCGTCGTTTCGTTCAAATAAGCCAACACATTCCTGGGGTTACATGATGACCCctgtctgttgtttttttttggcaacgcAGACAGAGTTAGACAAATGCCGGTGGTAACGGTGTGCAAAAATTGATGGCTGTTCGGAAACATGCTAATTAAACCATCAGCTCAGAGCTGTGAAATAATATATCAGTCTTGAGTGAACAGCTGTCTTTAACTCAGTTTTACAGAAGGTTTTGTTATTATTGACTGACAGCATGTTGCTGATAAGAGGCCAAGAAGTGATCTCCCCGTGACCTCAGATGCCAGAGCAGTTTGAACTATAACACACTGTTAACAGAAATGTCAGACCTCTACTATTGCATTTATAGCTCTATGTCAACGTTTATATTAATGAATAACATATAAATTTACAGTTATGTAAGAGAGAAAGATATAATGCCTCTTTTGTACCcgcaaatgctttttttccagGAATTTCAGGTAAGTCTGCTGGAATGTCATGAGATTTTACAAAGAGACACGCATATTCCACTATCCTCCTAAGACCTAAGCTTGAATACTATAGTATGCATTTGATTTGTCTTTAATGAGTTGAAccaaataaatataaaacttAACCACtgcccttttaacaggaagtagTTTTTGAGAAAAAGATATGTACTCATGGGGGCCCATCCTGGGTCCTGTGACAGTGCTTGGTCTTAGTAGATTAAAGTATCTTTTATTGAGAGGAAATCATCTGGGCAAGTCAACGCGAACAATCACAATGTATCAAAACTCAAATGATATATCAAATGAGCTCTTTCACAAGTATATTTCTTGTATAACAGATGAATTATGATATTTCTAAGCAAAAGCTTATAAATGAAAAGAGAGTGAATTTGGTGAGCGCTATCTAAAACCTTTAAGGCTAAATGTGTATTTAATTCTGACACAAAAATATCACCAGCAAACTCAAACAAGTTAATGACTCCATCATTGCACTTTATGGCATTTCAGTACTGGCTTCAATACTGTCATGGAGTGACCCTGTTCATCTTTTACATACCTGCATAGGCTTGTTGAGCACCTCTCCATAAATGGAGCTACAAGTTGTGGTGATGCAGCACACAACTAtgactgttctgattggtttgAAAGTGTAAAATGCACAAGTATAAATGCTCAGACTGGCGTGGTTTGTCTTTGAAGGCTACTGTGGCATTGTTAAGGAGCGAGGATAGATTGGATATAAACACAAGGGGGCATCCCAGGACTGAGCTGGCCTTATCCGATTAGTTTACCAAGTATTCCTGCCCAGTACAACAGTCTTAAACTGGATAACGACTCTCTATTCTGACTGCTTGTTCTagtatcttttttcttttggtcactATTACACAGCAAAAAATCATATTCACCTTTGgggttaataaagtattattcagTTCGATTTATACATCAGatcaaaatattaaaaacaacagcaaacttCTATGTCATGGGATTTTATTATCCTTTTTCAGTTTTGTTACATTTATTGATCTTAGCAATTCAAAGATGCAAAAGATGAACATTTATCATCGTTAACATAGGCTATAATACAAACCTGTATGATCTAACAGTTTGAACAGATTACTATAtagaaaataagtaaaaatacgaaatgtaaaaacatttacTTGGTGGATGCTCTGTAGCATAAATTTGACTATATACATATCCATCTTTGTACAAAAAGGATGCAAAAATATGTCACACTATGTTCAAACAGCGTGCGTTTATTGTTTTCAAAAAACATCACACGATGCTGCATTTAGTGTTTATAAGAATGTATAATAATATTTGATTGCAGATATTTTTTTGCTCAACTGCTGGTTTTTGAATCACAGCTTCACTCTGTGGCAGAACCCTGTACAGTAGCTATGGATGGGGGGGTTGGGGGTGGGAGTGGGGGAAGATGACCGGAAGCACATGCCCATGATGCAGTAGTCCGTGGAAGTCTGCCGCCTCTGCAAAAAGCAAACAGAAATGGTGCACAGTGGGTGGGAAGTTTTACAAAAGATCACTGAGGAAAAAAGCTGTTAACACTCACCACTGTGTGGAGCTTTAAGCACGGCCCAACATGCTCTCCAGGTGCTCTATTCTCCCAGAGATGTCGGCTAGTTTGATTAGTTAAGGAAACGAATTTGACAGCTAAAAGACAGTGAAAAGGTAAAGAGAGACTTGGGCTGTATACACTGTTGAATTATATCGCTGTAATAGTCACAGCAGGTAGAAATAAGCACCTGTCGGCTCAGTCACACGTGCAGCCGAGACTGTTTATATTAAACTGTCTCCCATCTGAAACAACAGGAAGGATATGTTTGCCTGTGAGCTGCTGGATGGCCGCCTGTGTCTGCTTCTGGAAAGCCAGTCTGGCCTCACATTTACAGGGATCCTCCAACACCTCCACCTTCACCTCTTCACCAAGAGAAAGCAAATTTCACATCAGCGTAACAGCTCATGTTGAGAGTGAAAAAGCACACAGAGTACCACCCACGTTACTTTTTCCGACTAGGCAAGAATAAACCAAAGCTCAAAGGAATGGGAGCACATTTTCCCGGCAGGTTAAAAAGTAAAAACCCTGCAAACAAATAGTCTACTTATAATTTTGCCACAACATAAATTCTATAATATTACCCGATTATTGTCCAACAAATGCTACTGTGAATTATAGAGTCATTGATTTATGCACCAGTTGGTTGTGATGTTGTGAAGCCATGCTCAGAGGCCAACaatttcctgcttttttttcctacttctACTTTTTGAGCAACATCAGTATCACAGCAAAAAAGCTGCAGGAATCCACACAGTATGTTCTTACGTTTCAGGGAACATGTTTTCTTGTCCGCATTCAAGATATAACCAATCCGGCACTTGCAGTAATAGGAGGCGTTGCTGTTGACACAAATGTGTTCGCAGTCATGTCCCATGGCACAGGGGTCCAAACCTAGAATAAGCCGGGATTAAGGGATGGTGCTGTCAAGATGGCAGCATTGGTACAGTTTCATGTGCTGGCATACAGAGTGGTAGGTACTGTAGGTGGCTTGTGATAACTAAGGTTGTGCTCTGCAGTTGCAAAAGTGCACTAATGTTTACTCATCAATCTTAAAAATGGAATTCTGTTGATAGATGTTGCTATTTTTCGTCAAATAAAGAACATTTGCCATGTAATTACATTTACAAGCTTTCCTGTTTGTACTTGACCACCCTTGTGGTGGGAAACTGTCCATTCAAACAGCTTCACCACATCTCAGCCAAGGCCaattgcgtgtgtgtgtgttggacaaCACAGGTAAAATCACAGAACCCTGAAGCACCACAGTGACAGCACATAGACACGTGACTTCAGAAATGAGGAGACAAGACAAACATCAGACAGTAACGCTGAAGAACAACACATCAACTTTACAGCAGAACCTCACTTTTCCAAACTTGGTGGATGGAAATCATTGAAAACTTTGAGAAAGTTCTTCCACAGGCAAGAGGATGGTTTTAATGAGCATgtggaacatttttttcaatTGAACTACTCCTTTACTGTTTAGAAAAGTGAGATTTTACTGTACATTTAAATAATCTTAAACACAAAGAGGTAAAATCAAAGCATAAAAAGGCTTTGATTACATAAACAAATCCCCTAATATATATACTTTTGATTATGTAAGGAACATTGAAAGTTTAGGACTCTGTAGCCCCAAAACTTTACAGGGTTTAAAACTGGCGATAACTGTCAGGTTCTAGTGCCGACATCTGCAGTCCATGTGGGGGTTGAGAGCATCTGCTCTTGTATTTTTCCTCATCATTTCAGAGGTTATAGTTCACCATTAACTTAGTAAATGATCCATATTCTCCTACAACGCCCCCCTGTAGACTGTAGGTGTCTTTACTGAGGAACTAGAACCGGGATTAATGGTGGGAAAGGGTCTTGCACGCCTTTCTTTGTCCTACCGCACAGGGTCTCCCTGAACTTGGAGGTGAGCTTCTCGATAACACCGTAGGTTTCCACGTAGAAGACGTGATCCTCTAGAGGGATGCTGGCCATCAGCTGCAGGGAGCGCATGTCTGCGCGGTCCACTCCGACAGCGTAGATCTCGATGCCCGAGGCCCGGGCTGCAGCAGACACTTCTTCTACTTGGTCTTGAGGTCTACCGTCTGTCACAATGATGGCCACCTTGGATATGTTCCTGGAGCGAGGCCGAGCTCCTGACTGCTCGGTGAAGGCTTCGGTCACAGCGGTCTTGATGGCGAGGCCGGTCATGGTGCCGGCTGCCAGGGGCTCAATGCGGGAGATGGCTTTCTTCAAGTCGAGTTTGTTGAAATGGTCTTTGAGCAGGAACTCGATCTTCACCGTGCTGGCATAGTTGACGACAGCCACTCTGGTGGCATCTGAGCCCACATCGAGGGTGTCGACCATGTCGGCCAGGAATATTCTGCACTTCTCAAACTCAGCAGGACGCACGCTGCGAGAGCTGTCAATGATGAAGACCAGGTCCAGGGGACGGCTCCTGCACTCAGAGTCTGTCTCTGGTGATCAACCAAACCATGGCAGGAATAAGTCCATTTAATacttaaaaaacagaaacattacaGCTTGTTGTTTGTACTTTCATAATGAGAGTCGTACAGTTAATCATCCAAAACACTTTGAGATGCACAACACATGCTCCCATGGCAACAAAATGAAACTGTTGTGCATCTCTGCAGCTTGTGGTTTTACAGAGATGATACTGCATACTCGATGACATACAATGCATCATTTCAGAGATTCAACCGTTCATCTCATTTTCCTTAATGAAAAGGATGCTTGATGCCCAACACACAAACACGAACACGTGACATCATACCTGAACATGGAGACAGTGTTAGGAACCCTGCCTGTCATATCACATGCACATATACCAAACTTGTAGTCTGTAGTTTAGCATCAGatcctctgtttttctttttggttttaTGAAATCTGAGATCAGTTTTAGCTCTATATGATATATCTTTAAGCTACCTAACATAGATGAGAGTGGCACCGGTTTTCCTGTCTCACTCTCAGCAGCAGGGAGAAGTGTATTTCCTATCTATCTGTGTAAATGACTGATTTCTGCTCAGTTTTCACTGTTGACcaaatggaaacaaaaacatCTATCCTGGAAAACATTGAGGAGCATCGGTTTGGGGTGGAAAGCAAACCTGACTGGTAATATTCTACCTGTCTCCACAGGACTGACGGTGGTGATGAAGCCGCTTTGGGTACTGACCGGTAGCGTCCACGGAGCGGGGGTCTCCACTGGCGGCACAGTGGTCATGACGGTTGTCACTGTAGTTGCTGGCAGAGTTGGCTGCACTGTTGGCTCTGGTGGGGTTGGAATGACGGTAGAAGGGAGGTGTACCACAGGTGTTGTTGGTACGGTTGGGTCTGACTTTGTTGGACATGGGCCTTTCAGTTTGTAATGGAATGGGCCCTTGACTCTATGATGGGGATGGGGGTGAACAACAGGGGGAGATAGACCTTTGTATATGTGATGCATATGTGGATGTGGTGCCACTGGCCCACTGAAGCTGTGTTGGTAGTGTGGAATAGCGACCTGGGGTCTGTGGTAAGTCACGGGTGGAGATAGAGGAATGTGTCGATACCCTACCGGTGGAGGGATCCTTGGTGGCTGGTAGTGGTAGTGATACCTTCCTCTATACGTGTAATCACTTCTGTGATCTACAGGCCCACCAGAAAGAAGAAGTGATAGAGAACATTAGTAGGTTGATAGGTTTAAAAGTTGTGTAAGTTGACATTGTGTATTAAGTGCTAGTGAATTAGACAACAATCCCATTTATTTTCACAGCATGGACACATGATTAGTGGAAGCATGAGTGAATGTTCAGCCGTGTGGGTTGTTTTTGACAGGATGGGATTATACAATACAGCGATTGTGAAACCCCCAGTCAAGATTACAGACATCATGCATGTTGTGTttgaaaaaaagagtaaaaaaattgTTAGAATAAAACATTGTAAGGTAAATTGTGAGTTGCCTTAAATGTTCATTTTCagcctacatttttttttctataaagaAACCAAAGAGGCTGCCTATACTTTTTACATCCCTGCATTAGGGAGGAACAATTTTCACTGATTTACATTTTATATGGTCATAGTTAAAATGCCAGtttaattatgtttttttcaaaaacatttttgctGATTAAACAactagtgaaaaaaaaactcgAAAATGGTGCTTTATATACACGAgtaaaaac is part of the Odontesthes bonariensis isolate fOdoBon6 chromosome 24, fOdoBon6.hap1, whole genome shotgun sequence genome and harbors:
- the ttc32 gene encoding tetratricopeptide repeat protein 32; this translates as MEEENSQILEDAHSEFNKRHFKQAEELYTKVISSCLQSRECEAGKLAAAYNNRGQIKYLRVDFHEAVEDYSSAIQADSQFEIPFYNRGLIHYRLGFFDDAKSDFQKALKLNPDFEDAKVSLQQTLLDQQQKINRGY
- the matn3a gene encoding matrilin-3a isoform X2, which produces MRMKPFPWSVLFSASLLLSDVVQATYSIRPGDPQLIAAQSYAQSRNNGRPPLRTLNPAKTDSECRSRPLDLVFIIDSSRSVRPAEFEKCRIFLADMVDTLDVGSDATRVAVVNYASTVKIEFLLKDHFNKLDLKKAISRIEPLAAGTMTGLAIKTAVTEAFTEQSGARPRSRNISKVAIIVTDGRPQDQVEEVSAAARASGIEIYAVGVDRADMRSLQLMASIPLEDHVFYVETYGVIEKLTSKFRETLCGLDPCAMGHDCEHICVNSNASYYCKCRIGYILNADKKTCSLKQVKVEVLEDPCKCEARLAFQKQTQAAIQQLTGKLADISGRIEHLESMLGRA
- the matn3a gene encoding matrilin-3a isoform X1 encodes the protein MRMKPFPWSVLFSASLLLSDVVQATYSIRPGDPQLIAAQSYAQSRNNGRPPLRTLNPANHRSDYTYRGRYHYHYQPPRIPPPVGYRHIPLSPPVTYHRPQVAIPHYQHSFSGPVAPHPHMHHIYKGLSPPVVHPHPHHRVKGPFHYKLKGPCPTKSDPTVPTTPVVHLPSTVIPTPPEPTVQPTLPATTVTTVMTTVPPVETPAPWTLPVSTQSGFITTVSPVETGLDPCAMGHDCEHICVNSNASYYCKCRIGYILNADKKTCSLKQVKVEVLEDPCKCEARLAFQKQTQAAIQQLTGKLADISGRIEHLESMLGRA